In Lolium rigidum isolate FL_2022 chromosome 3, APGP_CSIRO_Lrig_0.1, whole genome shotgun sequence, the genomic window AGCAACCCTGTAAATCCATTGACAGCCTACTGAAGTACTCATTCATCCATTCCCAAGTCAAGATCAATGGCTCCAAGAACAAGAACTAATGGCAGCACAACCTACCGATACCAGCAGTTCTCCGCTCTGCTATCCTCGGCGGTCCTCGAATGGGTCTTGATGCTGCTGATGCTGCTGGAGGGGCTGCTCTCCTACCTGGCCACGTCCTTCGCGCGCATCTGCAAGCTCCCGCCGCCATGCCCGATGTGCGCGCGGCTCGACCACGTCTTCGGCGACGCGCGCTACCGGGACCTGATGTGCGGCTCCCACAAGGCGGAGGCATCGACCTGGGCGTTCTGCCATGTCCATCATAACCTCGCCGATGTCCACGGCATGTGTGAAGGTTGCCTGCTTTCCTTTGCCGCCGACGGCAGGTCGAACCTCGAGACCTACCGGTCGTTGACGGGGAAACTTGGCAGTGTTGGGATCGGCGACGTGGGTTGCAGGCATGGCTCGAGTTTGGGAAGCGGGTCTGGAGGAAAGGGCATGGAGGAGGGTGCTTTGTGTTCGTGTTGCTCCGTGACAGTGAAAGGCAGATCCTTCCCTTTTGCGGTTCTTCAGAGAGATGATGCTGATGTTGACATTGGAGGGTTTTCTAGAGATGTTTCGAGAGATCGGTGTGTCGATGAGGTCGATCATGCTGGGTATAGTGTGCTCAAGACCTCTGATTCTGAATCGGAGCTCCTACAGCGCATCGGTGAATCTCGAAGATCGCCGAAGGATGCCGCCGCCATCAATAATTTGAAGGAAGAGTTTACTTTTGGTCATACAGAAATAAAGATTGCAGATGGCAATGCTGAGGAGGAAGTACCCAATTACTCTGAGCTGGCACAAGTTCAGGATCATGTCACGGACAAAATCCATCCTGAAGATCCAAAGGAGTGTCCCAACATCAAAGCAAACATTCAGTCAAATGATCTTCCCAGAACAGATGGTGAAGAGATCACTAGAAATTCTGGCACCAGAGGTATGCATTATCCATCACAAATATTCATATGTTTTCCCCGTGTCATTCTTCTATTTGCACATGTGAAGACAATGCCATCTTCTCTTCCTGTAGATAAACCAGAAGATGATGTTTGGCACAATGCCCTTGATTCCACTGAGGAGTCGCCAGGAACTACTACTGATAGTGACAAATCTGCAACAGATGAGCCGAAGCCTGAATTTTCTGACAGAACCACAACACGGCAGGATTCCTTCATAGTTCATCATGACCTGAAGCTGCTGCTCTCACAGGTCTCCACCTCTTACCGGACACCTGATCCCTCGGACGTCTTCGCCGCCGATACACCGAACTCACAGGAACAGCAGCATGAACAGGCCGTACTGCGCAACATCACCAGAGTGCTCTCTCTGCAGAGGAACTACTCAGGTGTCTCTGACGGCAACATATTCAACACTGAAGGTGAAgcagaagaaggaggagaatgcAGCAGCACGGTTGATGCGCTGAGGCGGCAGGTGGAGCTGGACCGCCGGTCCATGGCGGTGCTGTggaaggagctggaggaggagcgcagcgcgtcggcggtggcgacgagcCAAGCGATGGCCATGATCACGAGGCtgcaggaggagaaggcggcgatgcGGACGGAGGCCGCGCAGTACCGCAGGGTCATGGAGGAGCAGAGCGCGTACGACCGCGAGGACGCCGAGAGGCTGGCCGGCGAGGTGCGGGACCTCGAGGCCGAGGTCAAGAGGTGCAGGGCGGAGCTCAGCGACCAGGCGATCGCATGCGACATCCGCGACCAGATGCGGCTCTTTCCGCGCCCGAGGGGAGGCCGCAGCGTGTCCGGACTATCCGCAGGGGAAGAATCCTCCGGCGGCTTCGTGGACGAGGAGAACGCTTACATCTCGAAGCAGCTGAGAAAGCTGACGGACAAGCTCCACCGGTTCTCGAACGACAGCAGCCGGATCATGACGGCAGACCTTGCCGGCGACGAACAAGAAGA contains:
- the LOC124704564 gene encoding myosin-binding protein 1-like: MAPRTRTNGSTTYRYQQFSALLSSAVLEWVLMLLMLLEGLLSYLATSFARICKLPPPCPMCARLDHVFGDARYRDLMCGSHKAEASTWAFCHVHHNLADVHGMCEGCLLSFAADGRSNLETYRSLTGKLGSVGIGDVGCRHGSSLGSGSGGKGMEEGALCSCCSVTVKGRSFPFAVLQRDDADVDIGGFSRDVSRDRCVDEVDHAGYSVLKTSDSESELLQRIGESRRSPKDAAAINNLKEEFTFGHTEIKIADGNAEEEVPNYSELAQVQDHVTDKIHPEDPKECPNIKANIQSNDLPRTDGEEITRNSGTRDKPEDDVWHNALDSTEESPGTTTDSDKSATDEPKPEFSDRTTTRQDSFIVHHDLKLLLSQVSTSYRTPDPSDVFAADTPNSQEQQHEQAVLRNITRVLSLQRNYSGVSDGNIFNTEGEAEEGGECSSTVDALRRQVELDRRSMAVLWKELEEERSASAVATSQAMAMITRLQEEKAAMRTEAAQYRRVMEEQSAYDREDAERLAGEVRDLEAEVKRCRAELSDQAIACDIRDQMRLFPRPRGGRSVSGLSAGEESSGGFVDEENAYISKQLRKLTDKLHRFSNDSSRIMTADLAGDEQEDVNDGGEEEEDRAETSEVGRRVRNADNFTKWQQLQYMEVTKVRGGDNGALVGGESENMAVLEDEISELSGRLQALEADRSFLEHSVNSLRNGREGEAVIHDIAHSLRELRRTLGNDVFDR